The Dreissena polymorpha isolate Duluth1 chromosome 4, UMN_Dpol_1.0, whole genome shotgun sequence region GCGCCGCCTGACAAACCTTTGGGCAAAGAAATCGTCTCTTACCTCTTGGCTGCATAGCTTCAGCAACGCGGCCAACACTCTCCAGTGGAAGAGGAGCGCTCGCGAGTTTACCCGTGCAACGTGGAATATAGGGGGAATGTAAAACATAAACCTGCGAGAGACCCTTTCTAACCAGACCTGGTCCTTGTCGTTCAGGCAGGACTGCTCCGAAATTGATAACCTCTGGCGGCCCACGAAAAGCATAGCCTCATCAAAGCTCTGGAGACCCAGACTATTGATGACGCATATTACCCCTCTAAACCGCACATGGTCCTTTTCCGGATTCTCCCATGCCTCCCGACGAAACACAGGCGGAAAATGCCGGGCCTCAACATGGTGTCTTATCGATCTTGCCCTTAATCCACACACGGGACAACCCTGGGTCTTTTTCCTCTTAAAACCCACATCATCCTGCTGGGACCGGGATCTATCCCTGGTCCCAACCCCTCCATTAAACTCTGCCCCTCTATCAAGAGGCCTGGACCGTCTCTCACACCGGTCCATACCTCTTATCATCCTACCTTGAAGTGACATTGCCCCTGCGGGCTCTGCCATTTCATCTATAGGCCGTGCAAAACCGGGTTCCCCCACAATTTCCTGGTCAAGGTTAGCCGCCAAAGGAGCATCAACCTCCATGTCTTCCTCATCAGAGATGATGATGACCCCTTCTTCGGGGCCAACCTTGCACGCAGCCTCCACCAACCTCACTGGCGACACAAGGAAGTCCAGTGCTGATGGCTGCGAGGCCATGAAGGCCTCCCCTTCAGGCTCGGCCTTGACCTCCACCAACCTCACTGGCGACTCAGGGACAACCAGCGATGTCGAATCGGAGACAAATGCCTCCTCCTCAGGTTCGACCTTCACCCTCCCACACTCCGACCCTACTGGCAACACAAGTGTGTCCAGCGAGGAAGGATTGGGCACGAGTGACTCTACCCCAGGTTCAACCTTGACCCCCTCCGATCCCAACTGTGCTGGCAACGCAGGGAAGTCCAGCGCTGTCAGGATCGGAGCCGGCTTTGGTCTCGATCTGGACAACTCTACAGTACCCCGGGGCCTCCCGCTCAGTGAAGCCCCAGGGGTCCTCCGTTGTTTTTCAGGACCGGCCAACACCCTCTTAATGAACGAATCACTAAGAATTTGATGGCCGTACTTCCTGACCTCGGATACAAACCCTAGGCGCCCTCTCCTCCTGGCCAAACTTACTTGGCCTTCCACCGCCCTTTCTACCCTACCATGGTCCAAGGGCAACATCGTCCCCAGCTCAATGACGAGGTCCCGCCCCGAACTCCAAAGCGTACCCCGACCGCTGGCCTCCTCGACCTCAATAAATATGTCACGCCCATCCATGCGACAAACCACACGTGGCGTTCTGCAAAACAccacatatttataatataatgtgcCTGAGCTTCACAAGCTACCGGCATATACGATAAGTATAGACCTAACCTGTCCTACAACTTAGACATGTATACAGATCTATTTCTTCACCCTGTTCCTCCGTGACTCCCACACACTTTCCGTGGTACCACTCCTCACACACATCGCAAGCAATCATAAAGGAACCATCATCAATCCCCCTACACATACAGTATACTTGCTCATCTTGCACATCTTTCGCAAGACCGCAACTCTCTCGCTCTCGAACCACCCAGGCAGGAAGGTTGTTCAATTTACAACTTTTCAATCGGTCATGATTCACATTAACCCTCTTCCCTCGTAATCGGACCTGGTAAAGGAAATCGGTGAATTTTTTCACTACAACCCCCGGCCCAGTCCATTGTGGCGACAACTTCTTAGCTTTGCCTTTCTTTCCCGACACATTAAGCACATATACCATGTCACCAACCCGGTAGGAGTTTTGACATAACCTCACATCATGATCCCGCTTCATGTGAGCCTGATATCCGCTTAAACACTTGCGAGCGGTTTCATGGACTGACACCATACTTTGTTCTAGATTGTGGACATACTCAGTCACAGGCTGTGCCTCATGAGGTGGTAATGGGTAAACCAACTCAGCAGGAGTATAAACCTCTCTCCCTAGCATCATACGGTTAGCGGTGAAACCAGTACTCCTACACACTGATGAACGCATTGCCGCCGCGATTTGCGGTAGATTTTCGTCCCAAGTATTTTCTCGGGAACCTACATAGCAACGGACTGCATCCATGAGTGTGCGATTGTACCTTTCCACTTGACCATTGGTGCTTGGTCGATAGGCAGTTGTTCGCGTCTTATGAATGTGCAATAATTTACACATTTGCGTGAACAGAATGCTCTCAAAGTTGGTACCCCGATCAGTCATTATTTCCATAGGTACCCCATACCTACAGAACACTTGATTTACCACTGCCTCTGCAGTAACCTCAGCGGTCTGCGAAGGCAACGGTATACATTCTACCCATTTAGTGAACTGatccaccaccatcatcacataCCGGTTTCCCTTTTTCGTTAAGGGCAAAGGACCTAGAAAGTCAATGTGCACCCTCTCCATTGGGAGTCCAGAATGAAACTTTATCATCTCGCCCTTAGCCTTACGGTTAGGTTTTTTGCTTACAGAGCAACGCGGGCAACTGGATACGTACTTGATTATGTCCTTTGACATGCGGTACCAGAAATACTTGGCCTTAACCCTTTCAATAGTACGCTGTTCGCCCTGATGTCCTGACAGAGGAATATCATGGTTCAGCACCAGGATCTCATGGCGCAATTCCCGTGGAACCAATAACTGCTGACGATCTGACTTTGGGTCGATTCGCCAAAGCAGATCCGCCTCCAATTTAAAACATTGGCGATTAATCCAATAAAACTTGGAAGGCTGCGTTTGCTAGAAACAACTCTCCATCAGGAGGCTCGGTACCATGCAATAACCACTTCCGGATAAACCGGAAGTCGTCATCCGCCCACTGATGTTCTTTAAGTAGAGCGTCCCGGTCCTGGACTGGGGCGGCTCTATCAGTACTCTCGACACCAGAGTCTTCTCCGGTTCTTACCTCCTGGATTATGACCGGTGCTAGAGAAACAACGTTATCCACCTCGCGAATAAACCCACCCCATTGTTCTTCTGCCCTAGTACATTTCGGACAACCACCACATGGCAAAACCTCAAGGGTTACACCATGCTCATAATGGTCTCCTCCATCAACCAGCAATCGTGACAATGCATCAGCATTTGCATGTTTCTTGCCAGCACGGTGGACTATGTCCATATCATACTGGCTCAACTCCTCCATCCAGCGAGCTATCTGCCCTTGTGGCTCCTTGAAATTCAATAACCAAGTAAGGCTACTGTGGTCCGTGCGAACCGTGAAACGTTTGCCCAGCAAGTAGTGGCGGAACTGTCGAGTAAACCTCACTACCGCTAGCAATTCTTTCCGCGTGGTACAATACCGCCTCTGTTCTTTAGTCAGCGCATATGACCCATAACAAACAACCCTAGGAGCCCCTGCCTGTATTTGACTGAGAACCGCACCAATTGCTTTATCAGAAGCATCGGTGTCAAGTACAAAAGGGTCATTCCGATTAGGAAGTCCTAAAACCGGGGCGGACATTAGGGCCTCCTTCAAATCAAGGAAGGCCGTATCTTGGTCATCCCCCCACTGATAGTCTTTAACTATTTCATACAGCGCCCTCGACCGTCCGGCATAATCCGATATGAACATTCGGTGGTAATTTACCAATCCCAAGAAACGTTCTACATCTTTAGAGCAGGTTGGAACTGGCCAGTCTACCACCACCCTAACGTCATTTGAGGACAACCCCAAACCCTCTGGTCCTACAGTACGCCCCAAGAACTCCACCTTATGCTGAAACAGCTCACACTTCGCGGGTTTTAATTTCAGTTGGTATTGGCGTAATCTGACGAATACCCCCCGTATTGTAAGCATATGTTCAGCGAATGTCTTGTTCATAGCAAGGATGTCGTCAAGAAAGGCTAGAACACTGTTCCAGTTCAAACCCTGCAGTACTAAGCCTACAACCCGAGAAAATGTCGCCGGTGCATTACATAGACCGAATGCCATCCGGACAAACTCAAATAGCCCATACTTAGTTGTGAAAGCAGTTTTCTTTCTGTCTGACTCCTTGATCTTAATCTGCCAATAAGCAGAATTAGCATCCAGCTTTGAAAACCACTTCTGGCCAGCTAACATGTCTATACAGTCTTCAATCAGGGGCAAAGGATACACGTCCTTCACCGTGACTGAGTTCAACCCCCTGTAATCTACACACCACCTAACGGACCCATCACGCTTTCTAACTAACACAGGCGCGGAGCACCATTCTGAGTTAGACGGCTGGATCACCCCCGCCTCTAACATCTTTTTAAGATGGTTCTCTTCCTCCGTTACAAAGGCGACAGGGGTCCTACGCATTTTCTGCCTAATGGGTTTGGCTTCCCCCGTGTCTATGCAATGCTCAACAGCAGTAAAATTGCCAAGATCATACTCGTTTTTAGCGAATACATCCTCAAACTCACGTAAGAACCCAGCCACCTGCACCTGTTCTTCATCGCTCAAGTTTAATTTCGAACGTTCATAAAGGTCTCTGAGATGGTCTGGCACCGTGATATCTTTATCACATTTTGCCGCCTCTCGTACCACCTTTACTGAGGTCAGTTCCTCGGGCAATGGTCTCACTAAACGTACCTCTTCTGCCTTTCCAACCAATTTCCCTTGCTTGAGCCTTACATGGTGACCCGACATGTTCACCATTGGTAGCCGTAGCACAGCCTCACTAACATGGACCGACATAGGCACTATCACATCACCACACTCAGCCTCCACTGCAAAGGTGCCGATTGGTTTTCCCAAAGAGCACTTTACCATGGCCACCGAGTTGGGTGGTATGACAACAGTTCGAGCGACAGTCACATTTGCCACTCTTGCCTCCACTAACTCTCCTTCTTGAGCCATGGGAACTACCTGGCCATTTAAACACATGGTGGCCCCTACGATATCGATAGTGGCTCCATGCTTTTTCAAGAAATCCAGCCCGAGCAACATGCAATCTTCAATAGGGGCTACATAAACCCTCTCTTGAAAAACCATATCACCCAGTTGGATGGTTACTGGTCCCACAATGGAACCATTCATCTGCAGACCTCTCCCTGCAGTCTTCATGTACACATGTTCCAACACCGGAACCTTTTCCGACAACTGAGCCACTACCCGGTCCGAAACCAAGGTAACCTCAGCCGCCGTATCTACTACAGCCTGTACTGCAAGGCCGTTCAGCCTCACTTTAACCCGGAACATCGAATCAGACCTTATCTGTCTGATTATGACCGGTGGGCCCCTATCATTGTGGATCAGGTCTGGACCCTCTACACTGACCCCTTGCCGTTTAAATCGGCAAAAGACACCTTCCTACCTTCTCTAGGGGTATCACCGACTTTATCACTTGCCTGTTTGGGACAATCTCTGGCCATGTGACCAAGCTCGTTACAACGGTAACAGCGGTCACCCCTAGCCGGGGACGGTGTCCTGCTCCTAAGTTTAGGACAGTCCCTTTTGAAATGCCCTGCCTCGTTGCAATTAAAACATTGGCGTCTGGCTGGGGATGGAGATTGACTTCTGGTGGGTCTTGCCAACAGTTGGTCAAGTTTACCCATCAGGATGTCCATTTTCTCCTCCAACTTGACCACCCTTTCAACCAGTCTATTCTGAGAGGCCACCTTCACCTCAGCAACCTCTACCTGCCCCTCACATTCCACTTTTCGCACCAACTTTGGTCTTCCATACATTAACCCGTGAGTATGGATAGCCCATTTAAGTTTGTCAATTGCCTGTTCTATTGACACAGGCCGCTGATTTATAACTTGTTCCCCAGCCTCTCTCTCCTTAGCTCCCATGCAGAATTTCAAAATCGCTTCCTGCACCATATACTCCTCTGGCAAACCCCTAAAGGCTTTGCCAGCAAGGGTCAAAACCCTGTCCGCCCAATCATCCACAGACTCCTCCTCTCCCTGTCGCGCACCCGAAAAGGTTACCCTTGCCGTTTCCGGCAATTCCCGGTAACCAAACCTCCTCTCGAGCTTGTCAACTACCTCTATGTAGCCCAGCTCCACCTCCCTGTCCATCACTAAGGCATAGTACTCACTTGCCTTATCGGTGAGACAGAGACACAAGAAATCCCGCTTCTCAAAGTCATCCCATTCGAAAATACCCGCGTATTTTTCAAATTTGGTCAGGAAAGCATGCCAGCTTCCCCGGCCATCATAGACCAGTGCTTTAGGTAAGGACTGGATTCTAGATTTTTGTTGACCTAAAAGCATAGCTCTCTGGCCAACAGGTGGTGCAACCGTGTTATTTGTAGCACCGCGCACCGCATGTGTAGCATGTCGCGAAACACAACGTGGGGTTGCTACGCTCCTGCACACCTGCGGTGTAGGTACCACCTGTGGCGCGGCAACATACCCTGACTGTACAGGCGAGGTCATATATGTCATATGTGGCATGGTCTACAGGGTCAATTAATTGACCCTGAGATCCAACCAACATATATTGCAGCTGACCCGCTTGTGATACCGGCACATGTGTCATGATCTGATACTGACCAGGCTGTGCCCCATGCCCCATGGCATGGAACTGAACAGGGTACGTCCCATGTGCCTGGGGCATTTGAGCCATAGCCTGGTATGAACCAGACTGCACACTATGGTTCATCGGAATATATTGTGTCGAAGTCACAGACCTATACTGTACAGGTTGCTCTAATGACCTCTGCTGACACCCTATTGCCGCACTGGGCTGAGTTGCGGCCTGGTAGTGAACAGACTTAGGCTCCATTGGCATTGGCGATGGTGTCACAGTCAGATATTGTACAGACTGTTCCACTGACCCCTGATTAAACCCTACCTCCGTCCTTTCCTGTATCACTTTTGACCTTGCCCCCTGATCCCCCTTCTTAGCATCAGATGATTTGATATATGATGCAGGAGGTCCACTGAGGGACGCACTATCAATCGCTGCCGTCACCCTCTCTATTACTCCCAAACCCAAATTGGTATCCGGCACAACGACTAGCTCACTAGCTGCCTCTAACCCCTCACCTTCATCCTCACCCTCATTCACAATTTCCAACTCATTTACGGTCCCTGACTCAGATTTGCTAAATCTTATCATATTCCACATTTGACTTGATGGTCGTATATACGGGAGTTTGACCAAAGCATCAGGTGTAATGCTACCGTGAAATTCCCGGTACGATACAATTGATTGGGCCACCCTGGCGCCGATACCCGGAACCGTTTGTAGTTCCGTTACCGGCGCCGTGTCAATATCCACTAGTTGAACACGATTCATTTTTTTgatttatgtaattaaaataatgtgtgaAAGAAATAGCGGACAAATATTGCAACGCCGATTTTAATTTTATGGGTAAACAGCACACACAATGCAcgtatattataatgaaatataggTCACACAAATTGAAATGTGCAAGCAGACAAAAACAATCACGGGAATATTACACATTCAAATACCCCGTAAACTTGAAATAACATTGCAtttgaaaaacacacaaacacaatgaTGGCATACAATTTAATAATTCAAGCACGAATTTCAATAAAAGTAACAAGTATTGAATCTCACATGTAgtgaaa contains the following coding sequences:
- the LOC127879233 gene encoding uncharacterized protein LOC127879233, producing the protein MESTPSNLLRTPRVVCRMDGRDIFIEVEEASGRGTLWSSGRDLVIELGTMLPLDHGRVERAVEGQVSLARRRGRLGFVSEVRKYGHQILSDSFIKRVLAGPEKQRRTPGASLSGRPRGTVELSRSRPKPAPILTALDFPALPAQLGSEGVKVEPGVESLVPNPSSLDTLVLPVGSECGRVKVEPEEEAFVSDSTSLVVPESPVRLVEVKAEPEGEAFMASQPSALDFLVSPVRLVEAACKVGPEEGVIIISDEEDMEVDAPLAANLDQEIVGEPGFARPIDEMAEPAGAMSLQGRMIRGMDRCERRSRPLDRGAEFNGGVGTRDRSRSQQDDVGFKRKKTQGCPVCGLRARSIRHHVEARHFPPVFRREAWENPEKDHVRFRGVICVINSLGLQSFDEAMLFVGRQRLSISEQSCLNDKDQVWLERVSRRFMFYIPPIFHVARVNSRALLFHWRVLAALLKLCSQEVRDDFFAQRFVRRRGVVQVTGSTQATELMQRSGPDCCVAAQATGSTQATELVQGAGSDRSVVMEAQATVSSPEMDLIQRPEPVTCVEKGAQVMALAQVAESVPEPGSLGNECELGDDFEIAPVVQEWISVRNAELTAFDSHFHLDRSCKTTKVGSIEALVGHTVGPMPEVPVRVNGGVAVFCDPPNYPREYPSVTGFGSAVGVHPKAPLRDVKGVVGQVERELRKDGVVALGEIGLDRTVPEREWGRQEEMFVGLLELACPRRPVILHIRGQDTYSCEASALALRLMQKNVSPTQRIHLHCFTGTLDQVLSWSAAFPRCYFSISGLAARFDEVQKSAVRGIPADRLLVETDSPYLRVRSKKDNTPAYVGEVANTVAQIRKETLREILRTTAENGRRLYNL